In Deltaproteobacteria bacterium, the genomic stretch CGCGGGCCTCGCTCGCCTCGATTTGTTGGGGAGAACGATCCGCGAGGTACTGCGCCTGCATCCGCCCGGCTGGGCGATTCCGCGAGAGGCGAGCGAGCAGGACGAGATCGACGGCGTGCTGATTCCGAAGGGCGCGACCGCGCTGATCGCCGTCTACTTCCTGCACCGGCATCCCGAGTTCTGGAACGAGCCCGAGCGCTTCGACCCGGATCGCTGGCTCGAAGCGCGCGACGAGCCGCGCCACGCGTTCGCCTATCTCCCGTTCGGCCTCGGCGGCCGGCGCTGCGTGGGCGAAGACTTCGCGCTGCTCGAGCTGCGCGCGGTGCTCGCGCGCGTCCTGCAGCGCTTCCACGTGGAGATCGACCCCGCTCATCCCGTCGTGGCGCGTCCACAGCTCACGCTGAAGCCGGCGCACGGGGTGAGGCTGCGGCTCACGCCGCGGAGGGGCGCATGAGCGACGGCGTCACGAAGGCGCAGGTCGAGGCGCGGCTGCGCGAGCGGCTCGCGCCGGCGCAGCTCGAGGTGGTGGACGAGAGCCACCTGCACGTCGGTCACGGCGCGCCGGGCTCGCACTTTCGCGTGCACATCACGTCGGCGCGCTTTGCGGGGCTGAGCCGCGTCGCCGCGCAGCGGCTCGTGTACGAGGCGCTCGGCGACTGGATCGGCGGCGCCATTCATGCCTGCGCCGTGAGTGCGCGCGCGCCGAGCTGATCCTCCCGTCGCCGGGCGCGCGTCTAGTCGGCTGCGGGCGGCGTGACCTGCGCGCGCGCGAGCTCGTCCGCGGTCTCGCGCAGCTGCACGAGCCAGCCCGCATCGCCGCGCGCGAGGTGCGTGTGGAAGCGCAGCGGCGCGGCGACGCCTTCGCGCAGGAACATCGTCTCGACCAGTGCGTCGTCCTCCGCGACTGCGGCGGCGCCGATGGCCGGCGGCTCTTCTCGCGCGCTCGCCCCTAACAACTGAGCGAGAGCCGACTCGTCGGGGCTCGCGAGCTGCGCAGCGCCCGCCGCATCTCCCGCTACCGCCGCGCTCCAGAACTCGAGCGCGACTTCCTCGGGCGCCGGCGCGGGCTCGGCGCACGCGAGCAGCGCAGCCAGGACGGCCGCGAGCGTGAGGCGTGCCGTGAGCATGCGATCACCCTAGCAGCGATCACCGGCGTCTCCAGCCGAGCGGTTGTTAGAACCCGTCTCGAGATTCCTCTCGTCGCCGGGTGCGCGTCCGAGACGGGTTCTAGTGCTTCGACTTGCCCTGCTTCTTCGTCTGTCCCGGCGGGCCGCCATGCGGGTGGCGCTTCTTGTAGAGCTTCGCGGGAACGCGCTCGTACGCGAGTGCCCGCCACGGGCCGCTCGCGCCGACGGCGATCTCCCAGCGGTCGCCGACGATGCGGAAGTAGCTGCCATCGAGGAACCAGACGTCGCGCAAATCGACCACGACGTACACGCCGAGCGCCGAGTCGAACACCAGATCGTGATCGTGATGCTTGTGCCGGTAGCCGTGTGCGGGCGCGTGCGGCGGCGGCCCTGGGCGGCGAACCGCGGCGCGGTGCGGCGCGTGGCCGCCAGTCTCGACGACGCAGGCGAGCGACGAGAGCGAAAGAGCGAGCAGAGCGACGGCGCGGAGCGAGGTGCGCATGAAGGCCTCCTGAGGGCCCGTGCACCATCGGAAGAAACGCGCGGCCGGCTGTAGTGGCCGTCACGAACCGCGAGGGGGCTTCAGCCGAGTGCGAGTTCGGACGAGGCGTTTCCCATGACCCGACGAATCCTGGCCGCGTCGCTGGCCCTTCTGCTCCTACCCGCCCTGAGTGGCTGCTGGGTGCTCGACGAGCTCGACAGCGGCATCGAGAAGATCGACAAGCACAGCGGCGGAAAGAAACAGAACACGC encodes the following:
- a CDS encoding BolA family transcriptional regulator, whose amino-acid sequence is MSDGVTKAQVEARLRERLAPAQLEVVDESHLHVGHGAPGSHFRVHITSARFAGLSRVAAQRLVYEALGDWIGGAIHACAVSARAPS